One genomic segment of Pristiophorus japonicus isolate sPriJap1 chromosome 8, sPriJap1.hap1, whole genome shotgun sequence includes these proteins:
- the m17 gene encoding IL-6 subfamily cytokine M17: protein MCQNCHRMELGAGILHVLLLLSLSCLNTSASPVLNTKIKLCYELAAELNHSAPALLHSYLSVQGHPFDNANAPVCRVGVKCLPKGHLAIMEETEMLKKIYIGVKQFDLHLKNIVAQQRNMNAYKERLHNELENTRTYLTSLQLNLQLILEGRGYHVPEELECSPEHSTIPDNLFVQKQQGCAILREFKRYVKQMLKSFHHLLRNVPGTAAVNQ from the exons GGATCCTACACGTACTCCTGCTGCTGTCTTTATCTTGTCTCAACACCAGTGCATCTCCTGTGTTAAATACAAAAATCAAATTGTGCTATGAACTGGCAGCTGAACTAAACCACTCTGCTCCTGCTCTTCTACACTCATAC CTCTCTGTCCAAGGGCATCCCTTTGATAATGCTAATGCTCCTGTATGCAGAGTTGGGGTGAAGTGCCTTCCCAAGGGACATCTGGCCATTATGGAGGAAACTGAAATGCTTAAGAAAATATATATTGGCGTGAAACAGTTTGATTTGCACTTGAAAAACATAGTGGCCCAGCAGAGGAATATGAACGCTTATAAAGAAAGATTGCACAATGAACTTGAAAATACTCGGACTTACCTAACATCACTGCAGTTAAACCTCCAGTTAATTCTAGAAGGCAGAGGTTACCATGTTCCCGAAGAATTAGAGTGTTCACCAGAACATAGCACtatcccagataatctgtttgtacaGAAGCAACAAGGATGCGCAATACTGCGAGAGTTTAAACGGTATGTCAAACAAATGTTAAAGAGTTTTCATCATTTATTGAGGAATGTTCCTGGTACAGCAGCTGTCAATCAGTAG